One region of Carassius gibelio isolate Cgi1373 ecotype wild population from Czech Republic chromosome A1, carGib1.2-hapl.c, whole genome shotgun sequence genomic DNA includes:
- the LOC127944859 gene encoding adhesion G protein-coupled receptor E3-like produces MAYCAAVTNISSTDTTVTPEMSSTVNLSDPCNNYIELNESWRATTYNDTSVLKCDASVTWSGWYRLFINGVSAHIPDTCVDVYRCSTHVPLWIPAGHPTVEDGVVTRDVCGHWDNYCCYYGSFPIKVKACPGNYYVYELVSPTKCAAAYCAAVTNISSTDTTVTPEMSSTVTWSGWYRLFINGVSAHIPDTCVDVYRCSTHVPLWIPAGHPTVEDGVVTRDVCGHWDNYCCYYGSFPIKVKACPGNYYVYELVSPTKCAAAYCAAVTNISSTDTTVTPEMSSTAVTNISSTTTTVTPETSSVVINITLQEGCTNISGGCFQNLLEKIENITAQVLPFDTVSSILNVIFNASEKILESSSSSNPAELASYGNRVLKTSEKLISTLVKPTDTSVNVSFTLAAIEGQVFMVGPQVTLDKIPRLDTTNSSVDIDLIGIARNNTERSAAVAFMSYNMMENLLKPDFFNKSNDTIKTMMSTVISATLPKTTNTKLTKPVNFTLKHIREFDPNGSLFCVYWNISAWIVDGCSVLKSNSSHTVCSCDHLSTFALIMQTSRPPESDSLMELLDLVCVSVGLVFFTLALLTFALCQWSPGVNNVARINICISLLLAHLLFLLTQQFLSLIRPLQVLCAVISGLLHFFFLSGFVWMFIEAVLLFICVKNLSQISSRKREVLSSGFLCVIGYLVALVVVCVSVGLVPEGYGSEHCWIKMDKSFIWSFLGPVCVILTLNMIFFIKIVITLNSTLKKLNAEVSQMKQTKIVVFKTLAQCVVLGCPWILGFFTNGSKVLEIIFLILNSQQGTFIFLIYCVLNNEVRQQYREFFRCLCSGKQH; encoded by the exons ATGGCATACTGTGCAG CCGTTACTAACATCAGCAGCACTGATACAACAGTCACACCAGAGATGAGCTCAACTG ttAATCTGTCTGACCCATGCAACAACTACATTGAGCTGAATGAATCATGGAGAGCCACCACTTATAATGATACATCAGTCTTAAAGTGTGACGCCTCAGTCACCTGGAGCGGCTGGTATCGTCTCTTCATTAACGGTGTGAGCGCTCACATCCCAGACACGTGTGTTGATGTCTACAGATGTAGCACCCATGTTCCCCTGTGGATACCTGCTGGACACCCAACAGTTGAGGATGGAGTCGTCACTCGAGATGTCTGTGGTCACTGGGACAATTACTGCTGCTATTACGGGTCTTTTCCCATTAAAGTCAAAGCCTGTCCAGGAAATTATTACGTCTATGAGCTGGTTAGTCCAACTAAATGCGCTGCAGCATACTGTGCAG CCGTTACTAACATCAGCAGCACTGATACAACAGTCACACCAGAGATGAGCTCAACTG TCACCTGGAGCGGCTGGTATCGTCTCTTCATTAACGGTGTGAGCGCTCACATCCCAGACACGTGTGTTGATGTCTACAGATGTAGCACCCATGTTCCCCTGTGGATACCTGCTGGACACCCAACAGTTGAGGATGGAGTCGTCACTCGAGATGTCTGTGGTCACTGGGACAATTACTGCTGCTATTACGGGTCTTTTCCCATTAAAGTCAAAGCCTGTCCAGGAAATTATTACGTCTATGAGCTGGTTAGTCCAACTAAATGCGCTGCAGCATACTGTGCAG CCGTTACTAACATCAGCAGCACTGATACAACAGTCACACCAGAGATGAGCTCAACTG CTGTTACTAACATCAGCAGCACTACTACAACAGTCACACCAGAGACGAGCTCAGTTG TTATAAATATAACACTGCAGGAAGGATGCACC AAT atttcTGGAGGCTGTTTTCAAAATCTTCTTGAGAAAATAGAGAACATTACAGCTCAAGTCCTGCCTTTTGAT ACTGTGTCCAGCATTTTGAATGTGATCTTCAATGCTTCAGAGAAGATTTTagagtcatcatcatcatcaaacccAGCTGAACTTGCCTCCTATGGAAACCGTGTGTTAAAAACCAGTGAGAAACTCATTTCTACATTAGTGAAGCCGACGGACACAAGTGTCAATGTCAGTTTTACTCTTGCTGCTATAG AGGGACAGGTCTTCATGGTTGGACCACAGGTCACTTTAGATAAAATCCCTCGACTCGACACAACAAATTCTTCTGTGGACATCGATCTCATTGGGATCGCAAGGAACAACACTGAAA GATCAGCTGCTGTGGCTTTCATGAGCTACAACATGATGGAGAACCTACTGAAGCCAGACTTCTTCAACAAATCCAATGACACGATTAAAACCATGATGTCCACTGTGATCTCAGCTACTCTTCCCAAAACCACCAACACTAAACTAACTAAACCAGTCAACTTCACCCTCAAACACATCAGA GAGTTCGATCCCAATggttctcttttctgtgtgtaCTGGAATATCAGCGCGTGGATTGTAGATGGTTGTTCTGTTTTAAAGTCCAACAGCAGCCACACTGTGTGTTCCTGTGATCATCTGTCCACATTCGCTCTCATCATGCAAACCAGCCGCCCACCAGAG AGCGACTCACTAATGGAGCTGTTGGATTTGGTGTGTGTGTCCGTGGGGCTGGTGTTCTTCACTTTGGCCCTGTTGACCTTTGCCCTTTGTCAGTGGAGTCCTGGAGTGAATAATGTGGCTCGAATCAACATCTGCATCAGTCTTCTGTTGGCTCACCTTCTGTTTCTGCTCACACAGCAGTTCCTGAGCCTCATACGTCCTCTGCAG GTGTTGTGTGCCGTGATCTCAGGACTTCTGCACTTCTTCTTTCTCTCCGGCTTTGTGTGGATGTTCATTGAAGCTGTGCTGCTCTTCATCTGTGTAAAGAACTTATCACAAATCAGCTCCAGAAAGAGGGAGGTTCTTAGCAGTGGATTCCTGTGTGTGATTGGATATCTGGTTGCTctggttgtggtgtgtgtgtctgtcggtCTGGTTCCTGAAGGCTACGGCAGCGAACA CTGCTGGATTAAAATGGACAAGAGCTTCATCTGGAGTTTTTTGGGCCCTGTTTGTGTCATActaaca TTGAACATGATTTTCTTCATCAAGATCGTCATCACTCTGAACTCAACTCTAAAAAAGCTCAACGCTGAAGTTTCACAGATGAAACAAACCAA GATCGTGGTGTTTAAAACCCTGGCTCAGTGTGTGGTTCTTGGTTGCCCCTGGATTCTGGGTTTCTTCACTAATGGCAGTAAGGTGCTGGAGATCATCTTCCTGATCTTGAACTCCCAGCAGGGAACCTTCATCTTCCTGATCTACTGTGTCCTCAATAATGAG GTCAGACAGCAGTACAGGGAGTTCTTCAGATGTCTTTGCAGTGGTAAACAACACTGA